One genomic window of bacterium includes the following:
- a CDS encoding cobalamin B12-binding domain-containing protein → MKEKTGVIRVLLAKVGLDGHDRGVKVVARCLRDAGMEVIYTGLHRSAEEVVEAAVQEDVDVLGISLLSGAHMTLIPHILDMLKERDAADIVVVAGGVMPDDDVAELKRKGVSEVLLQDTPPAAIVETLRRLVADRGPR, encoded by the coding sequence ATGAAAGAGAAGACCGGCGTCATCCGCGTCCTGTTGGCCAAGGTCGGGCTCGACGGTCACGACCGCGGCGTCAAGGTGGTGGCCAGGTGCCTGCGCGATGCGGGCATGGAGGTGATCTATACCGGCCTCCACCGATCGGCAGAAGAAGTAGTGGAGGCCGCCGTCCAGGAGGATGTGGATGTGCTCGGGATCAGCCTGCTCTCCGGTGCCCACATGACGCTCATTCCGCACATTCTCGACATGCTGAAAGAGCGCGACGCCGCGGATATCGTCGTGGTCGCCGGCGGCGTGATGCCGGATGATGACGTGGCCGAGCTGAAAAGAAAGGGCGTCAGCGAAGTTCTTTTGCAGGACACCCCGCCCGCGGCCATCGTCGAAACCTTGAGACGGCTTGTTGCCGATCGCGGCCCCCGCTAG
- a CDS encoding phenylacetate--CoA ligase family protein — protein MEFWSFPPRYDPDYVPDPSSRYWLPGRETMPAGEREEAIVKRLGEVMRYAYAHAPFYRRKWDEAGIHPDHIRSLEDFERVPVVTKAELRESQERAKPFGDYLCIPESEVHHIHGTSGTTGRPTVFAIGRDDWNVIANNQARVMWGMGIRPGDVVFIAAIFSLYMGSWGTLLGAERLRAKCFPFGAGAAGMTARAAMWLNLSKPTAFYGTPSYALHLAEVAGEEGLDPRDFGLKVMFFSGEPGASVPSIRQRIEEAYGARVIDCGSMAEMTPWMNLAGSYETEGMMLWQDMIYTEICDPGSYARVSYGSRGTPVYTHLERTSQPMIRLVSGDLTHWEAGPGPCGRTYPRLPNGIYGRIDDMFTIRGENIYPSAIDSVINEIPDYGGEHRIIITREGAMDELLVRMDAKEAVYEAGEEALGQLRRRAESDLQRVLGVRARVEVVEPGAIPRTDFKARRVVDDRDLFRSLQQKMER, from the coding sequence GTGGAATTTTGGTCTTTTCCGCCCCGCTACGATCCGGACTATGTGCCGGACCCCTCCAGCCGGTACTGGCTCCCGGGGCGCGAGACCATGCCCGCCGGCGAGCGCGAAGAGGCCATCGTCAAGCGGCTGGGCGAGGTGATGAGATACGCCTACGCCCACGCGCCCTTCTACCGGCGCAAGTGGGACGAGGCGGGGATTCACCCCGACCACATCCGCTCGCTCGAGGATTTCGAGCGGGTGCCGGTCGTGACCAAGGCCGAACTCCGCGAATCCCAGGAGAGGGCCAAGCCCTTCGGCGATTATCTGTGCATCCCCGAGTCGGAAGTGCACCACATCCACGGCACCTCCGGCACCACCGGCCGGCCGACCGTCTTCGCCATCGGCCGGGACGACTGGAACGTTATCGCCAACAACCAGGCACGAGTCATGTGGGGCATGGGTATCCGGCCGGGGGATGTGGTCTTCATCGCCGCCATCTTCAGCCTCTACATGGGCTCTTGGGGGACGCTCCTCGGCGCCGAGCGGCTGCGCGCCAAGTGCTTTCCCTTCGGGGCCGGGGCAGCGGGCATGACGGCGCGGGCCGCCATGTGGCTGAACCTCTCGAAGCCCACCGCCTTCTACGGCACCCCCTCCTATGCGCTCCATCTGGCCGAGGTCGCCGGCGAGGAAGGGCTCGACCCCAGGGACTTCGGGCTCAAGGTGATGTTTTTCTCGGGCGAGCCCGGCGCCTCGGTCCCGAGCATCCGCCAGCGCATCGAGGAAGCCTACGGGGCGCGGGTGATCGACTGCGGCTCCATGGCCGAGATGACGCCGTGGATGAATCTGGCCGGAAGCTACGAGACCGAGGGCATGATGCTCTGGCAGGACATGATCTACACCGAGATCTGCGATCCGGGGAGCTACGCCCGCGTCTCCTACGGCAGCCGGGGCACGCCCGTCTACACCCACCTGGAGCGCACCTCCCAGCCGATGATCCGCCTGGTCTCGGGCGATCTCACCCACTGGGAGGCGGGACCGGGCCCCTGCGGGCGCACCTACCCGCGCCTCCCCAACGGCATATACGGGCGCATCGACGACATGTTCACCATCCGGGGGGAGAACATCTACCCCAGCGCCATCGATTCGGTGATTAACGAGATACCGGACTACGGCGGCGAGCACCGCATCATCATCACCCGCGAGGGTGCCATGGACGAGCTGCTGGTGCGCATGGACGCGAAGGAAGCCGTCTACGAAGCGGGCGAGGAGGCCCTCGGGCAGCTGCGCCGCAGGGCGGAGAGCGATCTCCAGCGGGTGCTGGGCGTCCGTGCCCGGGTCGAGGTGGTGGAGCCGGGGGCAATCCCGCGTACCGACTTCAAGGCGCGGCGGGTAGTGGACGACCGCGATCTCTTCCGTTCGCTTCAGCAGAAGATGGAGCGCTAG
- the meaB gene encoding methylmalonyl Co-A mutase-associated GTPase MeaB, whose amino-acid sequence MALTPSNDLVSEVLAGRVRGIARMMSRAEAGAPECRPALAEIYRHTGKAHVVGLTGVPGSGKSTLARSLARAIRESNRKVGIVAVDPSSPFSGGAILGDRVRMNELASDPGVFIRSMATRGVMGGLAQASLDAVDILDAAGFDVVLVETVGVGQDEVDIVQAAHTVIVVSAPGLGDEIQSIKAGILEIADIHAVSKCDRPDANKVLNDLKAMLALDTAIGKKSDWAVPVLPTSAERNEGIGDLLSAIIDHKAHLEESDGVDRRRRIVEMRIFKTAEEVLRSRFTAQREGKLSEVIERVMAREMDPYTAAMDLLAAFYKD is encoded by the coding sequence GTGGCCCTCACTCCTTCGAACGATCTGGTCTCCGAGGTCCTCGCCGGCCGCGTGCGGGGAATCGCACGGATGATGTCGCGGGCCGAGGCGGGCGCGCCAGAGTGCCGCCCCGCCCTGGCCGAGATATACCGCCACACCGGCAAGGCGCACGTTGTGGGTCTGACGGGGGTCCCCGGGAGCGGCAAGTCCACCCTTGCCCGCTCGCTCGCCCGGGCCATCCGGGAGAGCAACCGCAAGGTGGGCATCGTTGCCGTCGATCCCTCGAGCCCTTTCTCGGGCGGAGCCATCCTGGGCGATCGCGTGCGCATGAACGAGCTCGCCTCAGACCCCGGCGTCTTCATCCGCAGCATGGCCACGCGCGGAGTGATGGGCGGCCTGGCCCAGGCCAGCCTGGATGCCGTAGACATTCTGGACGCCGCCGGCTTCGATGTGGTGCTGGTGGAAACCGTCGGCGTCGGTCAGGATGAGGTGGATATCGTGCAGGCCGCCCATACGGTGATCGTGGTCTCGGCGCCCGGCCTGGGGGATGAGATTCAATCCATCAAGGCCGGCATCCTGGAGATCGCCGACATCCACGCGGTCAGCAAGTGCGACCGCCCCGACGCGAACAAGGTACTCAACGATTTGAAGGCCATGCTGGCCCTCGACACCGCCATCGGCAAGAAGTCGGACTGGGCGGTTCCCGTCCTGCCGACGAGCGCCGAGCGAAATGAGGGGATCGGCGATTTGCTATCGGCGATCATTGATCACAAAGCCCACCTGGAGGAGTCGGACGGGGTAGATCGCCGGCGGCGAATCGTCGAGATGCGGATCTTCAAGACCGCAGAAGAAGTCCTGCGAAGCCGTTTCACGGCCCAGCGGGAGGGCAAGCTTTCAGAGGTGATCGAGCGCGTGATGGCGCGCGAGATGGACCCCTATACCGCGGCGATGGATTTGCTCGCCGCCTTCTACAAGGATTGA